A window from Pseudomonas kribbensis encodes these proteins:
- a CDS encoding GSCFA domain-containing protein, translating to MNPYQCLPPRAFWRTAVADKSAPDIGELWTPQFEIGNKDAIVTAGSCFAQHIGRALVARGMHWLDAEPAPDALPEADWKAHNYGVFSFRTGNLYTPAMLCQWLEWALGVSAPPDETWVHDGRFFDPFRPAVEPDGFASERALFESREATLDAIREALRRAKVFVFTLGLTEAWQHRETGLVYPVCPGTVRGTFDPLLHRFCNFGFMDTYGDMVRALELMRSINPQLRLLLTVSPVPLTATATGQHVLSATTYSKSVLRAVAGQLCEDLPDVDYFPSYEIITGTPFKGAFYQPNQREVTPEGVAFVMQQFFAGLEAVQTVQAPTPSTSVSCEDLVCEDAVLDYYA from the coding sequence GTGAATCCCTATCAATGCCTGCCACCCCGCGCTTTCTGGCGTACGGCCGTCGCCGACAAGTCCGCACCGGACATCGGTGAACTGTGGACCCCGCAATTCGAGATCGGCAACAAGGATGCCATCGTCACCGCCGGCTCCTGTTTCGCCCAGCACATCGGCCGCGCGTTGGTTGCGCGCGGCATGCACTGGCTGGACGCGGAACCCGCCCCGGACGCGTTGCCCGAAGCCGACTGGAAAGCCCACAACTACGGGGTGTTTTCCTTTCGCACCGGCAATCTGTATACCCCGGCGATGTTGTGCCAATGGCTTGAATGGGCGCTGGGTGTGAGCGCGCCGCCGGATGAGACCTGGGTGCATGACGGGCGTTTCTTCGACCCGTTCCGCCCCGCCGTGGAGCCCGACGGTTTTGCCAGCGAGCGGGCACTGTTCGAATCGCGCGAGGCCACTCTGGACGCCATCCGCGAAGCGCTGCGCCGGGCCAAAGTGTTCGTGTTCACCCTCGGCCTGACCGAAGCCTGGCAACATCGCGAGACCGGTCTGGTCTATCCCGTGTGCCCCGGCACCGTGCGTGGCACTTTCGATCCGTTGCTCCACCGGTTCTGCAACTTCGGTTTCATGGACACCTACGGCGACATGGTCAGGGCGCTGGAGTTGATGCGTTCGATCAACCCGCAACTGCGCCTGCTGCTCACCGTTTCACCGGTGCCCCTGACGGCCACCGCTACCGGGCAACATGTACTGAGCGCCACCACTTACTCCAAATCGGTGCTGCGCGCCGTCGCCGGGCAATTGTGTGAAGACCTGCCCGACGTCGACTATTTCCCGTCCTACGAAATCATCACCGGCACGCCGTTCAAGGGCGCGTTCTACCAGCCCAACCAGCGTGAAGTCACACCCGAGGGTGTGGCGTTCGTGATGCAGCAATTCTTTGCCGGACTTGAAGCCGTCCAGACGGTGCAGGCGCCGACCCCTTCCACCAGCGTGTCTTGCGAGGATCTTGTCTGTGAAGACGCCGTACTCGATTACTACGCCTAG
- a CDS encoding MbtH family protein produces MNDAQQQFDVVINAQGQYSLWPAGKPMASGWSAAGMRGERQVCLDYINEHWIDMRPRSLREQSSASFQ; encoded by the coding sequence ATGAATGACGCACAGCAGCAATTCGATGTGGTGATCAACGCTCAGGGTCAGTATTCCCTGTGGCCGGCGGGCAAGCCGATGGCCAGCGGCTGGAGCGCGGCCGGGATGCGGGGTGAACGTCAGGTCTGTCTGGATTACATCAATGAGCACTGGATCGACATGCGCCCGCGTTCTCTGCGCGAGCAGTCATCGGCGTCGTTCCAATAA
- a CDS encoding NAD(P)-dependent alcohol dehydrogenase, translating to MLVQAYGAHAGDKPLEPLQINRRAPAAHDVQIDIAFCGICHSDLHQVRSEWAGTQFPCVPGHEIVGHVSAVGAHVSEYKVGDLVGVGCIVDSCKHCEDCETGLENYCDGMIGTYNFPTPDAPGWTLGGYSQNIVVHERYVLRIRHPEAQLAAVAPLLCAGITTYSPLRQWNAGPGKKIGVVGIGGLGHMGIKLAHAMGAHVVAFTTSESKREAAKALGADEVVVSRNAEEMAAHTKSFDFILNTVAAPHDLDAFLVLLKRDGALTLVGAPASPHPSPNVFNLIMKRRTIAGSMIGGIPETQEMLDFCAEHGIVSDIELIRADQINESYERMLKGDVKYRFVIDNATLAG from the coding sequence ATCGCCGCGCCCCTGCGGCCCATGACGTCCAGATCGACATCGCCTTCTGCGGCATCTGCCATTCCGACCTGCACCAGGTGCGCTCCGAGTGGGCCGGCACCCAGTTCCCGTGCGTCCCGGGACACGAAATCGTCGGCCACGTTTCGGCGGTCGGTGCTCATGTGTCCGAATACAAGGTCGGCGATCTGGTCGGCGTCGGTTGCATCGTCGACAGCTGCAAACACTGTGAAGACTGCGAAACCGGCCTGGAAAACTACTGCGACGGCATGATCGGCACCTACAACTTCCCGACCCCGGACGCCCCAGGCTGGACGCTCGGCGGTTACTCGCAAAACATCGTGGTGCATGAGCGTTACGTGCTGCGCATCCGCCACCCCGAAGCGCAACTGGCCGCCGTCGCACCGCTGCTGTGCGCGGGCATCACCACTTACTCGCCGCTGCGTCAGTGGAACGCCGGGCCGGGCAAGAAAATCGGCGTGGTCGGCATCGGTGGCCTGGGCCACATGGGCATCAAACTGGCCCATGCGATGGGCGCGCACGTGGTGGCGTTCACCACGTCGGAATCCAAGCGCGAAGCGGCGAAAGCACTGGGTGCCGATGAGGTCGTGGTCTCGCGCAATGCCGAAGAAATGGCCGCGCACACCAAGAGCTTCGACTTCATCCTCAACACCGTCGCCGCCCCTCACGATCTCGATGCGTTCCTGGTGCTGCTCAAGCGCGACGGCGCACTGACTCTCGTGGGCGCGCCCGCCTCGCCGCATCCATCGCCGAACGTGTTCAACCTGATCATGAAACGCCGCACCATCGCCGGCTCGATGATCGGCGGCATTCCCGAGACCCAGGAGATGCTGGATTTCTGTGCCGAGCACGGCATCGTGTCCGACATCGAACTGATTCGCGCAGACCAGATCAACGAGTCCTATGAGCGGATGCTCAAGGGCGATGTGAAGTATCGGTTCGTGATCGATAACGCGACGTTGGCGGGCTGA
- a CDS encoding TauD/TfdA dioxygenase family protein, with the protein MDQLALKAIERIAAEKRAPYQRITVDRITPIIGAEIGGVDLSQPLEDAQLAEIRRAFLENHVLVFRDQHLTVEEHKAFGRLFGELRALPVEDIDGDDPELVVIRANAQSRYVAGETWHTDGTADLAPSMGSMLYVKETPAIGTGGDTLFANMHLAIEMLSPTMQQFLGELTAIHDGAIPWKGYEAPANLPKTEHPVVVRHPETGRKSLFVNSGFTSHIVQLSGGESQVLLNMLFDLVAREPSLSCRVRWAPNTLVFWDNRCTQHHAIWDYFPHSRYGERVTILGTQPKA; encoded by the coding sequence ATGGATCAGTTGGCACTCAAGGCAATCGAGCGCATCGCCGCAGAAAAGCGCGCACCGTATCAGCGAATCACGGTCGACCGGATCACGCCGATCATCGGTGCCGAAATCGGTGGCGTCGATCTTTCGCAACCGTTGGAGGACGCTCAGCTCGCGGAAATCCGCCGGGCCTTTCTGGAGAACCACGTGTTGGTGTTCCGCGATCAGCATCTGACGGTGGAAGAGCACAAGGCGTTTGGTCGGCTGTTCGGTGAACTGCGGGCGTTGCCGGTGGAGGATATCGACGGCGATGACCCGGAACTGGTGGTGATCCGTGCCAATGCGCAATCGCGCTACGTGGCCGGCGAAACCTGGCACACCGACGGTACGGCTGACCTGGCGCCGTCCATGGGGTCGATGCTGTACGTCAAGGAAACCCCGGCCATCGGCACGGGTGGCGATACGCTGTTCGCCAACATGCACCTGGCGATTGAAATGCTTTCGCCAACGATGCAGCAGTTTCTCGGTGAATTGACCGCGATTCATGACGGTGCGATCCCGTGGAAAGGTTATGAGGCGCCCGCCAACCTGCCAAAAACCGAACACCCGGTGGTGGTGCGTCATCCGGAAACCGGACGCAAGTCGCTGTTCGTCAATTCCGGGTTCACGTCGCACATCGTGCAATTGTCCGGGGGCGAAAGTCAGGTGCTGTTGAACATGCTGTTCGACCTGGTGGCTCGGGAGCCGTCCCTCAGCTGCCGCGTTCGCTGGGCACCGAACACGCTGGTGTTCTGGGACAACCGCTGCACCCAGCACCACGCGATCTGGGATTACTTCCCGCATTCGCGTTATGGCGAGCGGGTGACGATTCTCGGGACGCAGCCCAAGGCTTGA
- a CDS encoding GNAT family N-acetyltransferase translates to MLELSTDRLDLRTMVESDWPLFLRLHSEPQTMQYVFGEIAEEQVRQGFEHRLPAWGPQSEHWLCLVVTDRASGHELGVTGFRILSPGHAEVGCLLLPEHQGKGFGTESRKAIIDYAAAIGLNSLESTVTDGNIASCKVLEKCGFVFARRVPQAYQIGDRWFDDLIYHYQIR, encoded by the coding sequence ATGCTCGAGCTATCCACGGATCGACTGGACCTGCGCACGATGGTCGAATCCGACTGGCCGTTGTTTCTCAGGCTGCACTCCGAGCCGCAGACCATGCAGTACGTGTTCGGTGAGATTGCCGAGGAGCAGGTTCGCCAAGGCTTCGAGCACCGGCTTCCGGCGTGGGGACCGCAGTCGGAGCACTGGCTGTGCCTGGTGGTGACCGACAGGGCCAGCGGGCACGAACTGGGCGTGACCGGTTTTCGCATTCTGTCGCCGGGGCACGCGGAGGTGGGTTGCCTGCTGTTGCCGGAGCATCAGGGCAAAGGCTTTGGCACCGAGTCGCGAAAGGCGATCATCGACTACGCCGCGGCCATCGGGCTGAACTCGCTGGAATCGACCGTGACCGACGGCAATATCGCGTCCTGCAAAGTGTTGGAGAAATGCGGCTTTGTGTTCGCACGTCGTGTGCCGCAGGCCTACCAGATCGGTGATCGTTGGTTCGACGATCTGATCTATCACTATCAAATCCGCTGA